One segment of Erigeron canadensis isolate Cc75 chromosome 2, C_canadensis_v1, whole genome shotgun sequence DNA contains the following:
- the LOC122586553 gene encoding protein ZINC INDUCED FACILITATOR-LIKE 1-like isoform X1, whose amino-acid sequence MMSNNEELKEKLLEEHENCPGCKVDRQKQAQTGLPIKQLFIIWVVVLCVGTDIITNGNEFTKPLLKEEYYENCPGCHVDQTKEAQTGVPLKEVLFIWFIGLSVALPISSLFPFLYFMIRDFNIADKEEDISYYAGFVGSAYMVGRALTSVFWGVVADRYGRKPVIIIGTTTVVIFNTLFGFSVNYWMAILTRFLLGFLNGLLGPIKAYACELFREEHQALGLSAISTSWGIGLIVGPALGGYLAQPAEKFPGLVTPDSLFGRFPYLLPCLCISIFALFVTIGGAIWLPETLHFHKKNELESASFVPDVVDKTDEKNDSSIMSLLKNWPLMSSIIVYCVFSLHDMAYTEIFSLWAVSPKNLGGLSYSTEDVGTVLSITGVGLLLFQTTLYPVAERFFGPIMVTRVGGILSIPLLTSYPYIALLSGVILTITLNCVSIVKNVLSVSIITGTFMLQNKAVEQHQRGAANGISMTLQSICKAIGPACGGALLSWSQKRQNAAFLPGDQMIFFFLNVIEGIGVLLTFKPFLISNHY is encoded by the exons atgatGAGCAACAACGAGGAACTAAAAGAAAAGCTTTTGGAAGAACATGAGAATTGCCCCGGTTGTAAAGTAGATCGTCAAAAGCAAGCACAGACCGGGTTACCCATCAAGCAGCTCTTTATTATATGGGTCGTCGTCTTATGTGTTG GCACTGATATAATAACGAATGGGAATGAGTTTACAAAGCCACTTTTGAAGGAAGAGTATTATGAAAATTGTCCAGGGTGTCATGTAGATCAAACAAAAGAGGCACAAACCGGTGTGCCATTAAAGGAAGTGTTATTTATATGGTTTATAGGACTCTCTGTTG CACTGCCAATATCGTCTCTATTTCCATTTCTTTATTTCATG ATAAGGGATTTCAATATCGCGGATAAAGAGGAGGACATCAGTTACTATGCAGGTTTTGTTG GATCTGCATATATGGTTGGGAGGGCGCTGACATCCGTCTTTTGGGGAGTTGTTGCTGATCGATATGGTCGAAAACCAGTTATTATTATAGGCACTACAACAGT GGTTATTTTCAACACACTGTTCGGTTTTAGTGTCAACTATTGGATGGCTATCCTTACAAGGTTTCTTCTTGGATTTTTGAACGGGCTACTTGGACCAATAAAG GCATATGCATGTGAACTTTTCCGGGAAGAACATCAAGCTTTAGGATTATCTGCT atTAGTACATCATGGGGTATAGGACTGATCGTTGGGCCGGCATTGGGAGGTTACCTTGCACAG cCTGCAGAGAAGTTTCCTGGTCTAGTAACACCTGATTCTTTATTTGGGAG ATTTCCATACTTATTGCCTTGCCTTTGCATCTCCATTTTTGCACTTTTTGTGACCATTGGCGGCGCAATATGGCTTCCG GAAACATTACACTTTCATAAGAAAAATGAGTTAGAGTCTGCTTCTTTTGTTCCCGATGTGGTGGATAAGACAGATGAAAAGAATGATTCTAGTATAATGAGTCTCCTCAAGAACTGGCCATTAATGTCTTCTATCATTGTCTATTGCGTTTTTTCACTTCATGACATGGCTTACACTGAG ATCTTTTCATTGTGGGCCGTAAGTCCCAAGAATTTAGGAGGCCTGAGCTATTCAACTGAAGATGTTGGCACAGTTCTGTCTATCACAG GGGTGGGACTTCTCCTTTTCCAGACCACATTATATCCAGTTGCAGAGAGATTTTTTGGCCCCATCATGGTGACTCGCGTTGGGGGA ATCTTGTCCATACCTCTGCTCACGTCATATCCATACATAGCCCTGCTATCCGGCGTCATACTTACTATTACATTAAATTGTGTATCAATCGTGAAGAATGTTCTATCG GTTTCCATCATAACAGGGACGTTCATGTTACAAAATAAAGCTGTG GAACAACACCAAAGAGGTGCGGCGAATGGTATATCCATGACTTTGCAGTCAATATGCAAAGCAATCGGTCCAGCATGTGGAGGAGCGCT atTGTCTTGGTCCCAAAAGAGACAGAATGCAGCCTTTCTTCCAG GTGATCAAATGATATTCTTCTTCTTAAATGTAATAGAGGGAATTGGTGTACTACTTACGTTCAAGCCCTTTTTGATCTCAAACCATTACTAG
- the LOC122586553 gene encoding protein ZINC INDUCED FACILITATOR-LIKE 1-like isoform X2, which translates to MMSNNEELKEKLLEEHENCPGCKVDRQKQAQTGLPIKQLFIIWVVVLCVALPISSLFPFLYFMIRDFNIADKEEDISYYAGFVGSAYMVGRALTSVFWGVVADRYGRKPVIIIGTTTVVIFNTLFGFSVNYWMAILTRFLLGFLNGLLGPIKAYACELFREEHQALGLSAISTSWGIGLIVGPALGGYLAQPAEKFPGLVTPDSLFGRFPYLLPCLCISIFALFVTIGGAIWLPETLHFHKKNELESASFVPDVVDKTDEKNDSSIMSLLKNWPLMSSIIVYCVFSLHDMAYTEIFSLWAVSPKNLGGLSYSTEDVGTVLSITGVGLLLFQTTLYPVAERFFGPIMVTRVGGILSIPLLTSYPYIALLSGVILTITLNCVSIVKNVLSVSIITGTFMLQNKAVEQHQRGAANGISMTLQSICKAIGPACGGALLSWSQKRQNAAFLPGDQMIFFFLNVIEGIGVLLTFKPFLISNHY; encoded by the exons atgatGAGCAACAACGAGGAACTAAAAGAAAAGCTTTTGGAAGAACATGAGAATTGCCCCGGTTGTAAAGTAGATCGTCAAAAGCAAGCACAGACCGGGTTACCCATCAAGCAGCTCTTTATTATATGGGTCGTCGTCTTATGTGTTG CACTGCCAATATCGTCTCTATTTCCATTTCTTTATTTCATG ATAAGGGATTTCAATATCGCGGATAAAGAGGAGGACATCAGTTACTATGCAGGTTTTGTTG GATCTGCATATATGGTTGGGAGGGCGCTGACATCCGTCTTTTGGGGAGTTGTTGCTGATCGATATGGTCGAAAACCAGTTATTATTATAGGCACTACAACAGT GGTTATTTTCAACACACTGTTCGGTTTTAGTGTCAACTATTGGATGGCTATCCTTACAAGGTTTCTTCTTGGATTTTTGAACGGGCTACTTGGACCAATAAAG GCATATGCATGTGAACTTTTCCGGGAAGAACATCAAGCTTTAGGATTATCTGCT atTAGTACATCATGGGGTATAGGACTGATCGTTGGGCCGGCATTGGGAGGTTACCTTGCACAG cCTGCAGAGAAGTTTCCTGGTCTAGTAACACCTGATTCTTTATTTGGGAG ATTTCCATACTTATTGCCTTGCCTTTGCATCTCCATTTTTGCACTTTTTGTGACCATTGGCGGCGCAATATGGCTTCCG GAAACATTACACTTTCATAAGAAAAATGAGTTAGAGTCTGCTTCTTTTGTTCCCGATGTGGTGGATAAGACAGATGAAAAGAATGATTCTAGTATAATGAGTCTCCTCAAGAACTGGCCATTAATGTCTTCTATCATTGTCTATTGCGTTTTTTCACTTCATGACATGGCTTACACTGAG ATCTTTTCATTGTGGGCCGTAAGTCCCAAGAATTTAGGAGGCCTGAGCTATTCAACTGAAGATGTTGGCACAGTTCTGTCTATCACAG GGGTGGGACTTCTCCTTTTCCAGACCACATTATATCCAGTTGCAGAGAGATTTTTTGGCCCCATCATGGTGACTCGCGTTGGGGGA ATCTTGTCCATACCTCTGCTCACGTCATATCCATACATAGCCCTGCTATCCGGCGTCATACTTACTATTACATTAAATTGTGTATCAATCGTGAAGAATGTTCTATCG GTTTCCATCATAACAGGGACGTTCATGTTACAAAATAAAGCTGTG GAACAACACCAAAGAGGTGCGGCGAATGGTATATCCATGACTTTGCAGTCAATATGCAAAGCAATCGGTCCAGCATGTGGAGGAGCGCT atTGTCTTGGTCCCAAAAGAGACAGAATGCAGCCTTTCTTCCAG GTGATCAAATGATATTCTTCTTCTTAAATGTAATAGAGGGAATTGGTGTACTACTTACGTTCAAGCCCTTTTTGATCTCAAACCATTACTAG
- the LOC122587711 gene encoding uncharacterized protein LOC122587711 yields the protein MTEILNFNENEKGFVSDYMINSDQLTKINKLKFKLDSRQVFNQSEYLQSLVSKAFTRKNKIFYCFNTEELSVDIKDTSGEVYLPLLTKGEIAKRLLSVRPDLRKSLNMVHIGAVKILLKAQFKDGINFPIKMALIDNRIVNRQDALLGAVQGNLAYGKFMFTVYPKFALHKESRDFDKSLSFIHQCERTDLMEPGNKVFKVNYLIAYAITNTTHSIEYKEKENITMEDIFSEIGTVEGSKFTEPSQLQENWAMNIARNKKVLHQRPRYNFSNSLRLSEPSSSEISSDLMRSMSERIDKYGEILKEAVGI from the coding sequence ATGActgaaattttaaatttcaatgaaaatgaaaaaggttttgtatcaGATTACATGATTAATTCTGATCAACTTACAAAAATTAACAAGCTTAAATTCAAGCTTGATTCAAGACAGGTTTTTAACCAGTCTGAATATTTACAGAGTTTAGTTTCAAAAGCTTTTACtcgaaaaaataaaatcttttactgttttaatactGAAGAACTTTCAGTAGATATAAAAGATACTTCCGGAGAAGTTTATTTACCACTTTTAACCAAAGGTGAAATAGCAAAAAGGCTATTAAGTGTTAGACCAGATTTAAGAAAGTCTCTCAATATGGTTCATATAGGAGCtgtaaaaattctcctaaaagCACAATTCAAAGATGGAATTAACTTTCCAATAAAAATGGCACTCATTGACAATAGAATTGTTAACAGACAAGATGCTCTATTAGGGGCAGTACAAGGAAATTTAGCATACGGTAAATTTATGTTTACTGTTTATCCTAAATTCGCATTACATAAAGAGTCTAGAGATTTTGATAAGTCTTTAAGCTTTATACACCAATGTGAAAGAACTGACCTTATGGAACCAGGTAATAAAGTATTTaaggttaattatttaatcGCATATGCTATTACAAATACTACTCATTCAATAGAgtataaagaaaaagagaatatCACAATGGAAGATATATTCTCAGAAATTGGAACTGTAGAAGGCAGTAAATTTACTGAACCATCACAGTTACAAGAAAATTGGGCAATGAATATTGCACGAAATAAAAAGGTTTTACACCAAAGGCCTAGATATAATTTCTCTAATTCGTTAAGATTAAGTGAACCTAGTTCATCTGAAATCTCTTCTGATTTAATGAGATCAATGTCCGAAAGGATAGATAAATATGGAGAAATCCTCAAAGAGGCAGTAGGAATTTAA